A single region of the Roseivivax sp. THAF197b genome encodes:
- a CDS encoding ABC transporter permease, with the protein MTAATTDTQAIAGPTSRALQALGGTPLLWRLASLALFCAAWEIAGRSNFNWAFPSFFETMAALWRLTIDGSLGAAYLRTLEPLVIGLVISLGIGVSAGVSMGLRRDVEWITLPVFITMQAAPMAALIPLITFVYGIGLTSKVLAVCMLAMPVIAINSYKAVRNVPGSLVDMSRSFQATRTQQIRQIILPAASPMMFAGIRLGVAEGFSGVVLAELLITPTGIGDLITFNRSIAKFPEMYAVIVSIVAFAVITVSLLYRLETRLFRPEKRGV; encoded by the coding sequence ATGACAGCTGCCACAACCGATACGCAGGCCATCGCAGGCCCGACCAGCCGTGCGCTACAGGCGCTTGGCGGCACCCCGCTTCTATGGCGGTTGGCCTCGCTGGCGCTTTTCTGTGCCGCGTGGGAGATCGCGGGGCGCAGCAATTTCAACTGGGCGTTTCCGTCCTTTTTCGAAACCATGGCCGCGCTCTGGCGGCTCACGATCGACGGCTCACTCGGCGCCGCCTATCTGCGCACGCTCGAGCCCTTGGTCATCGGGCTGGTGATTTCCCTGGGCATCGGCGTGTCTGCGGGTGTCTCGATGGGTCTTCGGCGCGATGTCGAATGGATCACGCTGCCGGTTTTCATAACCATGCAGGCAGCGCCGATGGCAGCGCTCATTCCGCTTATCACCTTCGTCTACGGCATCGGGCTCACCTCCAAGGTGCTGGCCGTGTGCATGCTGGCCATGCCGGTGATTGCCATCAACAGCTACAAGGCTGTGCGCAACGTGCCCGGTTCGCTCGTGGATATGAGCCGGTCCTTCCAGGCCACGCGGACGCAGCAGATCCGCCAGATCATCCTGCCCGCGGCCAGTCCGATGATGTTCGCCGGTATCCGGCTTGGGGTCGCTGAAGGCTTCTCCGGTGTCGTGCTGGCAGAACTTCTGATCACGCCCACCGGGATCGGCGACCTGATCACCTTCAACCGATCAATCGCCAAGTTCCCTGAAATGTATGCCGTTATCGTTTCCATCGTCGCGTTCGCGGTGATCACCGTCTCGCTACTCTACCGGCTGGAGACGCGGCTGTTCCGGCCAGAAAAGAGAGGGGTCTGA
- a CDS encoding ABC transporter substrate-binding protein yields MSIIRRTVLTAGGAAVALALTVTNVAAQDDPLRVAMGDIASVESLNLLIAMERAEERGVPMQLDFFNSEDVAVQAVLSGEADIGVGAPYAFMANSQAPIRMFYRMSTLLFFPVVNSEVYSGWADLDGEEVTVHSRGSGTEALMRLMESVHDIEYSNMSYVPGSEVRAGAMLQGTINASIVDSANFRLLQERGGDKFMRLPLDGVNATDEALYARADVLENRADDMQIFVEELLRTWREIDENPGVVSELREQYGLLPDLPADVAAEAEAYYSQAVEGGVYPLDGGEPQDATDDIAFLAAAGQVDPDAVDPASFWDFTLLETAKAAQ; encoded by the coding sequence ATGTCCATCATCAGAAGAACCGTCCTGACGGCGGGCGGCGCTGCGGTTGCGCTTGCACTGACCGTCACCAACGTCGCCGCACAGGACGACCCGCTTCGGGTCGCGATGGGCGACATCGCCAGCGTCGAAAGCCTGAACCTGCTCATCGCGATGGAGCGTGCGGAGGAGCGGGGCGTCCCGATGCAGCTCGATTTCTTCAATTCCGAGGATGTGGCCGTTCAGGCCGTTCTCTCGGGCGAGGCGGACATCGGCGTAGGCGCGCCCTACGCATTCATGGCCAATTCGCAGGCGCCGATCCGGATGTTCTACCGGATGTCGACCCTGCTCTTCTTCCCGGTTGTCAATTCGGAGGTTTACTCCGGCTGGGCCGACCTCGACGGAGAGGAAGTTACCGTGCACTCGCGCGGGTCCGGGACCGAAGCGCTGATGCGTCTGATGGAATCCGTGCATGACATAGAATATTCCAACATGTCCTACGTGCCGGGTTCCGAGGTACGCGCCGGCGCGATGCTTCAGGGCACCATCAATGCCTCGATCGTCGATTCCGCGAATTTCCGTCTGCTGCAAGAGCGTGGCGGCGACAAGTTCATGCGCTTGCCGCTGGACGGGGTCAACGCCACGGATGAGGCCCTTTATGCACGGGCCGACGTGTTGGAAAATCGTGCGGACGACATGCAGATCTTTGTCGAAGAACTGCTGCGGACGTGGCGCGAGATCGATGAAAACCCCGGCGTGGTGAGCGAACTGCGCGAGCAATATGGCTTGCTTCCTGACCTGCCTGCGGACGTCGCCGCCGAGGCCGAGGCTTATTACAGCCAAGCCGTCGAAGGGGGCGTTTATCCCCTCGACGGTGGTGAGCCGCAGGATGCGACTGACGACATCGCCTTCCTTGCTGCCGCGGGGCAGGTCGACCCGGACGCTGTCGATCCCGCATCGTTTTGGGATTTCACACTTCTCGAGACCGCCAAGGCCGCACAATAA
- a CDS encoding permease produces the protein MTDTSVAQPGLRAALRQIWQTQRVWLASALILAVLAVIDPPQAIDSAVFAGNALLHTAPYLLLSIGIAAWAGATGADNLIAKAFTGAPVLMIGLGALAGGLSPFCSCGVIPLIAALLAMGVPLSAVMAFWLASPIMDPSMFVLTAGVLDVEFAVAKTLAAIGLGVFGGAVVHLMMRGGAFSDPLRDGIGNGGCGGSKVRAPKPVIWRFWAEPARRATFGKTALSTTVFLAKWLTLAFLLESLMLAWIPAETVTATLGGEGLLPIVTATLVGVPAYLNGYAALPLVGGLIEQGMAPGAGMAFLVAGGVTSIPAAMAVWALARPPVFALYIALSLSGAFLTGVLFQIWTLA, from the coding sequence ATGACCGATACGAGCGTTGCACAGCCCGGCCTGCGCGCCGCCCTTCGCCAGATATGGCAGACGCAGCGGGTCTGGCTCGCCTCCGCGCTGATCCTCGCGGTCCTCGCGGTCATCGACCCACCGCAAGCCATCGATTCCGCGGTGTTCGCGGGCAATGCGCTGTTGCACACCGCCCCTTATCTGCTGCTGTCCATTGGCATTGCCGCCTGGGCTGGTGCGACGGGCGCCGACAACCTGATCGCGAAAGCCTTCACCGGTGCGCCTGTTCTGATGATCGGACTTGGCGCTCTGGCGGGCGGGCTGTCGCCGTTCTGCTCCTGTGGGGTGATCCCGCTGATCGCCGCATTGCTGGCGATGGGCGTGCCGCTTTCGGCGGTCATGGCGTTCTGGCTGGCCTCTCCGATCATGGACCCGTCGATGTTCGTGCTGACCGCAGGAGTGCTGGACGTCGAGTTCGCGGTGGCCAAGACGCTGGCGGCCATCGGTCTCGGGGTCTTCGGCGGCGCGGTCGTGCATCTCATGATGCGGGGCGGGGCATTTTCGGACCCGCTGCGCGACGGCATCGGAAATGGCGGTTGCGGCGGCTCCAAGGTCCGGGCGCCGAAGCCGGTCATCTGGCGCTTCTGGGCAGAGCCCGCGCGTCGCGCAACCTTCGGCAAGACGGCCTTGTCCACGACGGTTTTCCTGGCGAAATGGCTGACGCTGGCTTTCCTGCTCGAAAGCCTGATGCTGGCCTGGATCCCGGCGGAAACGGTGACTGCGACCTTGGGCGGCGAGGGTCTTCTGCCCATCGTCACGGCAACGCTCGTCGGAGTGCCTGCTTATCTCAACGGCTATGCGGCACTGCCCCTTGTGGGTGGCCTGATCGAGCAAGGCATGGCGCCGGGGGCCGGTATGGCGTTTCTCGTCGCCGGTGGCGTGACCTCGATCCCGGCGGCGATGGCCGTCTGGGCCCTGGCACGCCCCCCGGTCTTCGCGCTCTACATTGCGCTGTCGCTGAGCGGAGCTTTCCTCACGGGCGTGCTGTTTCAAATCTGGACACTGGCGTGA
- a CDS encoding helix-turn-helix transcriptional regulator: protein MTLTSPNARALAALGHDARLSIFRLLVKAGDDGLRVGDIGEHLGLAPSTLAHHLSTLVGSGLVLQEKQGREVFNRVDFPAMRSVLDFLTSECCTGVTTLPAEDAA from the coding sequence ATGACACTGACCAGTCCCAACGCACGTGCCCTTGCGGCGCTCGGCCATGATGCCCGCCTGTCGATCTTCCGCCTTCTGGTAAAGGCCGGCGACGATGGCCTCAGGGTCGGCGATATCGGGGAGCATCTTGGGCTCGCGCCCTCGACGCTGGCGCATCATCTGTCGACGCTCGTGGGGTCGGGCCTAGTGCTGCAGGAAAAGCAGGGCCGCGAGGTTTTCAATCGTGTGGATTTCCCGGCCATGCGCAGCGTTCTCGACTTTCTGACCTCGGAATGCTGCACCGGCGTGACCACCTTGCCCGCGGAGGATGCCGCGTGA
- the cueR gene encoding Cu(I)-responsive transcriptional regulator: MNIGDVADRAGLPPKTIRYYEDIGLVRPERMANGYRRFRETDLHKLRFLGRARNLGFSIEDCRTLMNLYEDESRESAQVKALAEEHLAAINEKITQLQEMRATLTDLVEACHGDDRPDCPILRNLARDETGA, encoded by the coding sequence ATGAATATCGGAGATGTCGCCGACCGCGCGGGCCTGCCGCCCAAGACCATCCGGTACTACGAGGATATCGGTCTTGTCCGGCCGGAGCGCATGGCCAATGGCTATCGCCGCTTTCGCGAGACGGATCTGCACAAGCTGCGATTCCTGGGACGCGCGCGCAATCTGGGCTTTTCGATCGAGGATTGCCGTACGCTCATGAACCTCTACGAGGATGAGAGCCGCGAAAGCGCCCAGGTCAAAGCCCTGGCCGAGGAGCATCTTGCCGCGATCAACGAGAAGATCACCCAGCTACAGGAGATGCGTGCGACGCTGACCGACCTCGTCGAGGCCTGCCATGGGGATGACCGGCCCGACTGCCCGATCCTGCGCAACCTCGCGCGGGATGAGACCGGCGCTTGA
- a CDS encoding heavy metal translocating P-type ATPase: protein MSDAHTLTLSIEGMSCASCVGRVDRTLSALEGVSEVSVNLASETARLTVADSAALEEAVQALDALGYPARQSRVVLNVASMSCASCVGRVDKALAAVPGVLSVNVNLAAENATVDYLDGAVTPDKMKAAATEAGYPAVIAEADATRSRVARKEDEARDLARRVVLAAALTLPVFILEMGAHVIPGFHGLIANTIGMQTSWVIQFLLTSLVLFGPGRHFYAKGLPALARGAPDMNSLVAVGTGAAWGYSVIATFLPALLPEAVRAVYFEAAAVIVVLILVGRWLEARAKGRTGAAIAALMGLQVRNARVLRDGEATEVPIDALQVGDLIQVRPGERLPVDGEVTEGASDVDESMITGEPLAVAKGPGDTVTGGTVNATGSLTFRAARVGADTTLAQIIRMVEEAQGAKLPIQGLVDRVTLWFVPAVMAAALLTVAIWLLIGPDPALTLALVAGVSVLIIACPCAMGLATPTSIMVGTGRAAEMGVLFRKGDALQALSEVGIIALDKTGTVTEGKPRLTDLVVAEGFARDTVLAQIAAVEAQSEHPVAAAIVAGARADRLTLPEATGFRSVTGYGVVAHVQGREVRIGADRFMAREGIDTGALAETERALAERGRTALFAAIDGKLAAVIGVADPVKPGSQAAIAALRARGLKVAMITGDKRETAEAIARETGIDTVIAGVLPGGKVDALNELRGQGGRIAFVGDGINDAPALAHADVGIAIGTGTDVAIESADVVLMAGDLGGVVNAVAVSRATMSNIRQNLVWAFGYNVGLIPVAAGALFPAFGLLLSPVFAAGAMALSSVSVLSNALRLRRLDPAVNGSETARAAASAPRPQPAE from the coding sequence ATGTCCGACGCTCACACGCTCACCCTGTCCATCGAGGGCATGTCCTGCGCCTCCTGCGTCGGGCGGGTCGACCGGACCCTCTCCGCGCTTGAGGGCGTGTCGGAGGTATCGGTCAACCTCGCGTCCGAGACGGCCCGCCTGACGGTTGCGGACAGCGCGGCCCTTGAGGAGGCGGTGCAAGCGCTCGACGCGTTGGGCTACCCCGCGCGCCAGTCCCGCGTGGTGCTCAACGTGGCCTCGATGTCTTGCGCCTCCTGCGTGGGCCGGGTGGACAAGGCATTGGCAGCGGTGCCGGGCGTTCTGTCGGTGAATGTGAACCTCGCGGCCGAAAATGCGACGGTCGACTATCTGGACGGGGCCGTCACGCCGGACAAGATGAAAGCCGCAGCCACGGAGGCAGGATATCCGGCGGTGATCGCGGAGGCCGATGCGACCCGGTCGCGCGTTGCCCGGAAGGAAGACGAGGCCCGCGATCTGGCCCGGCGCGTGGTATTGGCCGCGGCGCTGACGCTGCCCGTTTTCATCCTCGAGATGGGCGCGCATGTGATCCCGGGCTTTCATGGCCTGATCGCCAACACTATCGGGATGCAAACCTCCTGGGTGATCCAGTTTCTCCTGACGAGCCTCGTGCTTTTCGGGCCGGGTCGGCACTTCTACGCCAAGGGTCTGCCTGCGCTCGCGCGTGGGGCGCCCGACATGAACAGCCTGGTGGCTGTCGGCACCGGCGCCGCCTGGGGCTATTCCGTTATTGCAACCTTTCTGCCTGCGTTGCTGCCTGAGGCCGTGCGCGCCGTCTATTTCGAGGCGGCGGCGGTCATCGTCGTCCTGATCCTCGTCGGGCGGTGGCTCGAGGCGCGGGCCAAGGGCCGCACAGGGGCCGCGATCGCCGCACTGATGGGGCTGCAGGTGCGCAATGCGCGGGTTCTGCGCGATGGCGAAGCCACGGAGGTGCCGATTGATGCGCTTCAGGTGGGCGATCTCATCCAGGTGCGCCCCGGAGAGCGTCTTCCCGTGGACGGCGAAGTGACTGAGGGCGCCAGCGATGTGGATGAGAGCATGATTACAGGCGAGCCGCTGGCCGTCGCGAAAGGGCCGGGCGACACGGTCACGGGCGGCACGGTCAACGCCACGGGCAGCCTGACCTTCCGCGCCGCGCGCGTGGGGGCGGATACGACGCTGGCGCAGATCATCCGAATGGTCGAAGAGGCGCAAGGCGCCAAGCTTCCGATCCAGGGCCTCGTCGATCGGGTGACGCTGTGGTTCGTGCCTGCTGTCATGGCCGCAGCGCTCTTGACCGTGGCGATCTGGTTGCTGATCGGGCCGGACCCCGCGCTGACCCTTGCACTGGTCGCGGGCGTGTCGGTCCTGATCATCGCCTGTCCCTGCGCGATGGGGCTGGCCACGCCCACCTCGATCATGGTGGGCACGGGCCGGGCCGCCGAGATGGGCGTCCTGTTCCGCAAGGGCGACGCGCTGCAGGCGCTGTCCGAGGTCGGGATCATCGCGCTCGACAAGACCGGCACAGTGACCGAGGGCAAGCCGCGCCTGACCGATCTGGTCGTGGCCGAGGGCTTCGCGCGCGACACGGTTCTGGCCCAGATCGCAGCTGTCGAGGCGCAATCCGAACATCCGGTCGCCGCGGCCATCGTCGCGGGCGCGCGGGCCGACCGGCTGACCCTGCCGGAGGCAACGGGTTTCCGGTCTGTCACGGGCTACGGCGTCGTGGCGCATGTGCAGGGGCGCGAGGTGCGGATCGGCGCGGACCGCTTCATGGCGCGCGAAGGCATCGACACGGGCGCCTTGGCCGAGACGGAGCGGGCGCTGGCCGAGCGTGGCCGCACCGCGCTTTTCGCGGCCATCGACGGCAAGCTGGCGGCCGTGATTGGGGTGGCCGATCCGGTCAAGCCGGGCAGCCAGGCGGCGATTGCAGCACTTCGGGCCCGCGGGCTCAAGGTCGCCATGATCACCGGCGACAAGCGCGAGACGGCGGAGGCCATCGCGCGCGAGACCGGCATCGACACGGTGATCGCAGGCGTGTTGCCCGGCGGAAAGGTGGATGCGCTGAACGAGTTGCGCGGGCAGGGCGGTCGCATTGCCTTTGTCGGGGACGGGATCAACGACGCCCCGGCGCTCGCCCATGCGGATGTGGGCATCGCCATCGGGACGGGCACGGATGTGGCCATCGAATCCGCCGATGTGGTCTTGATGGCAGGCGATCTTGGCGGCGTGGTGAACGCGGTCGCGGTCTCGCGCGCCACGATGTCCAATATCCGGCAGAACCTCGTCTGGGCCTTTGGCTACAACGTGGGGCTCATCCCGGTGGCGGCCGGGGCGCTATTCCCTGCCTTCGGGCTGCTCCTGTCGCCCGTATTCGCGGCAGGCGCCATGGCTCTGTCCTCGGTCTCGGTGCTGAGCAATGCGCTGCGGCTGCGTCGCCTGGACCCTGCCGTGAACGGGTCCGAGACCGCCCGCGCGGCAGCCTCTGCCCCGCGCCCGCAACCGGCCGAATAG
- a CDS encoding fumarylacetoacetate hydrolase family protein, whose translation MKFVRYGAKGAEKPGLVDSNGVIRDLSGHIGDLAGETLGALSELEALDPASLPAVEGSSRLAPCVGGTGKFICIGLNYADHAAEGGWDIPTEPVMFMKATSAISGAEDPIVMPRGASKVDWEVELGIVIGREAKYVSEADAPAYIAGYCVANDVSERSFQIERGGQWTKGKSCDSFGPLGPWLVTPDEVGDVQNLDIWLDVNGTRMQSGSTSKMIFNTHFIVSYLSQILTLHPGDVIATGTPPGVGLGMSPQHFLKEGDLVEAGIQGLGLQRQKVVQDA comes from the coding sequence ATGAAATTCGTCCGTTACGGTGCAAAAGGTGCAGAAAAACCGGGGCTTGTGGACAGCAACGGCGTGATCCGCGACCTCTCCGGTCATATCGGCGATCTGGCGGGCGAGACGCTGGGCGCGCTGTCGGAGCTTGAAGCGCTTGACCCGGCAAGCCTGCCTGCGGTCGAGGGTTCGTCGCGGCTTGCGCCCTGTGTCGGCGGGACCGGCAAGTTCATCTGCATCGGGCTGAACTATGCCGATCACGCGGCCGAAGGTGGCTGGGACATCCCGACCGAGCCCGTGATGTTCATGAAGGCCACCTCTGCGATTTCCGGCGCGGAGGATCCGATTGTCATGCCGCGCGGCGCCTCCAAGGTGGATTGGGAGGTCGAGCTTGGCATCGTCATCGGGCGCGAGGCGAAATACGTCAGCGAAGCCGACGCGCCTGCGTATATCGCGGGCTATTGCGTGGCCAATGACGTCAGCGAACGCAGTTTCCAGATCGAACGCGGGGGCCAATGGACCAAGGGCAAGTCTTGCGACAGTTTCGGGCCGCTCGGCCCTTGGCTGGTCACGCCCGATGAGGTGGGCGATGTCCAGAACCTCGACATCTGGCTCGACGTGAACGGCACCCGCATGCAATCGGGCAGCACGTCGAAGATGATCTTCAACACGCATTTCATCGTCAGCTATCTCAGCCAGATTCTGACGCTCCATCCCGGCGACGTGATCGCGACGGGCACACCGCCGGGTGTGGGTCTTGGCATGTCGCCGCAGCACTTCCTGAAAGAAGGCGATCTCGTCGAAGCGGGTATCCAAGGGCTGGGCCTGCAACGCCAGAAAGTCGTGCAGGACGCCTGA
- a CDS encoding dihydroneopterin aldolase produces the protein MTANALIELTDLEIDADIGTYGPEDVVPEAHILDLTLHIAQEKVLIAKDGMAHVFDYDPLVAELEALAADGHYHTQERLISRMAAACAAFEAVEALEIGLRKRPVRSGKGALGVRLILDAGDLARLRKGTV, from the coding sequence ATGACCGCAAACGCGCTGATAGAACTCACCGATTTGGAAATCGACGCCGATATCGGCACATACGGACCGGAGGACGTGGTGCCCGAGGCGCATATCCTCGATCTGACGCTGCACATCGCACAGGAGAAGGTCCTGATCGCCAAGGACGGGATGGCGCATGTCTTCGATTACGATCCGCTTGTCGCGGAGTTGGAGGCTTTGGCCGCTGACGGCCATTACCACACGCAAGAACGTCTAATCAGTCGTATGGCTGCGGCCTGCGCGGCGTTTGAAGCGGTCGAGGCGTTGGAGATCGGCTTGCGCAAGAGGCCGGTGCGGTCGGGCAAGGGCGCGCTTGGCGTGCGCCTGATCCTCGATGCCGGCGATCTGGCTCGGCTGCGCAAGGGCACGGTCTAG
- a CDS encoding gamma-glutamyl-gamma-aminobutyrate hydrolase family protein: MSDGRPVIGVTVSRRSGWRIFPLMALSVWLGGGRAIRWQSGREIALDAVDGVVIGGGDDIAPTLYGGEVRVGVRLDPDRDALETEVLRGAFERDLPILGICRGSQMLNVVLGGDLHQDAYDVYDSKYYRTILPKKRVDLLDETLLARVTGEACLNVNALHSQAVQRLGEGLQIAARDDGGMIQAIERKSDPMAIGVQWHPEHLFYRRAHRRLFTALVEAALARRANRGQVKAAHKEAREAEERRNKLAL; encoded by the coding sequence ATGAGCGATGGGCGTCCCGTCATCGGTGTGACCGTCTCGCGCCGCTCCGGCTGGCGGATCTTTCCGCTGATGGCGCTGAGCGTGTGGCTCGGCGGCGGGCGGGCGATCCGCTGGCAATCGGGCCGGGAGATTGCGCTCGACGCGGTCGACGGCGTGGTGATCGGGGGCGGCGATGATATCGCGCCTACGCTCTACGGGGGCGAGGTGCGCGTGGGTGTCAGGCTCGACCCCGACCGCGATGCGCTCGAGACGGAGGTGCTGCGCGGTGCGTTCGAGCGGGACTTGCCCATCTTGGGGATCTGCCGTGGGTCGCAGATGCTGAACGTCGTGCTGGGCGGCGATCTGCACCAGGACGCCTATGACGTCTACGATTCCAAGTATTACCGCACGATCCTGCCCAAAAAGCGCGTCGACCTTCTGGACGAGACGCTTCTTGCGCGGGTGACGGGTGAGGCCTGCCTGAACGTGAATGCGCTGCATTCGCAGGCGGTTCAAAGGCTGGGGGAGGGGCTTCAGATCGCGGCCCGCGACGATGGCGGCATGATCCAGGCCATCGAACGCAAAAGCGATCCCATGGCCATCGGTGTTCAATGGCACCCCGAACACCTGTTCTATCGACGTGCGCATCGCCGTCTATTCACCGCATTGGTCGAAGCCGCCCTGGCACGTCGCGCAAATCGCGGACAGGTCAAGGCCGCCCACAAGGAGGCGCGCGAGGCCGAAGAACGGCGCAACAAGCTGGCGCTCTGA
- a CDS encoding amidoligase family protein: protein MSASRNTAPSSPAPLPVRDNANGDPRRVGVEIEFGALAEEQVTGVITERMGGQVEQRGERGYVVTDTELGDIEVYLDTQYLKRAESGFQQRIHDIARQVVPVEIVTGPILPAEITKLDALCADLAKAGATGTAAGVFLGFGVHFNPEVTGETLPDILPTLRAFAFLEDSIRDAARIDLARRVMPYVDAYPRPLLDGLAEEIGSLDALIDLYLDRAPSRNHGLDMLCLFAHLDEARVAGAMDMNLISPRPTYHYRLPDCRIDEPDWSLSLEWQRWVRIEEVAQDAGLIGDLCAAWRDHRAHLTTTRSDWAKCAADIVGGIS from the coding sequence ATGTCTGCATCTCGGAACACCGCCCCATCCTCGCCCGCGCCGCTGCCGGTTCGGGACAATGCCAATGGCGATCCGCGCCGCGTCGGTGTGGAGATCGAGTTCGGCGCGCTCGCGGAAGAGCAGGTGACGGGCGTCATCACCGAGCGTATGGGCGGCCAGGTCGAGCAGCGGGGCGAACGCGGCTACGTGGTCACCGACACGGAACTCGGCGACATCGAAGTCTACCTCGACACGCAGTACCTCAAGCGCGCGGAAAGCGGATTTCAGCAGCGCATCCATGACATTGCGCGCCAGGTGGTTCCGGTGGAAATCGTCACCGGCCCGATCCTGCCCGCGGAGATCACGAAGCTCGACGCGCTTTGCGCCGATCTGGCGAAGGCCGGGGCGACCGGCACGGCGGCGGGCGTCTTCCTGGGCTTCGGGGTGCATTTCAACCCGGAGGTCACGGGCGAGACATTGCCCGATATCCTGCCGACGCTGCGGGCATTCGCCTTCCTGGAGGATTCCATTCGAGATGCCGCGCGCATTGATCTCGCGCGGCGGGTCATGCCCTATGTGGATGCCTATCCGCGCCCCTTGCTGGACGGTCTGGCCGAGGAAATCGGATCGCTCGACGCGCTGATCGATCTTTATCTCGACCGCGCACCGTCGCGGAACCATGGGCTCGATATGCTGTGCCTCTTTGCGCATCTCGACGAGGCGCGTGTGGCGGGTGCCATGGACATGAACCTGATCTCGCCGCGCCCGACCTATCATTATCGTCTGCCGGATTGCCGTATTGACGAGCCCGACTGGTCGCTGAGCCTCGAATGGCAGCGATGGGTCCGGATCGAGGAGGTCGCGCAGGATGCGGGCCTCATCGGCGATCTATGCGCGGCATGGCGCGATCATCGCGCGCATCTGACCACGACCCGCAGCGATTGGGCCAAGTGCGCGGCCGACATCGTCGGGGGGATCTCATGA
- a CDS encoding sensor histidine kinase encodes MSIALVPIGLVAYFQTAQLDDETRARTQLSLTDRTEAAVAAERSVITSVMGAANALGTISQVSGGSREQCSQALIEYVAGEPQVSFAALVGIDGTYLCATAEVPEKTSSERALELLAQPQRSIFRIKQPPISNEPVVVLLEPVFQQGRHIGHVAVSIPVATMRDLQRKDESAASNFTDVALFNADGELLKSNLGNEAIRPLLPDTIALASLPGQDKYSFLARSADGLERIFVVSAIVPDILYAISIWPEDSPELNALRAGSFAKALPLVMWAASVIVAYLAVNRLVIRHIRTLRYQMRSFARDRRLPAQTSAADMALELRDMENDFLLMSDSILQDEAQLENALREKTILLKEVHHRVKNNLQLISSIMNMQIRQSDTDETKRVLRRLQERIRGLAAIHRQLYRTADLGRVDVRELLEELTQHITLMSEQDDRKIEIIRDLDHVEVYPDQAMPLALLTAEAVANAEKYIQRDAEGQARITVSLKRTSDKDVAFEVTNTSNPEHLPVVDRMGGLGQRLIQAFSTQLGGELSQGLSGDIYRVAVTFRISDFKPEVVDY; translated from the coding sequence TTGTCGATCGCGTTGGTTCCCATCGGTCTGGTCGCCTATTTTCAGACAGCGCAACTTGATGACGAAACGCGCGCGCGCACTCAGCTGAGCCTGACCGACCGGACGGAGGCTGCGGTCGCCGCCGAGCGCTCCGTCATCACTTCGGTGATGGGCGCCGCGAACGCGCTTGGCACCATTTCGCAGGTCTCGGGCGGCTCGCGCGAACAGTGCAGTCAGGCGCTGATCGAATATGTCGCCGGCGAGCCTCAGGTCAGCTTTGCCGCGTTGGTCGGGATAGACGGCACTTATTTATGCGCAACAGCAGAGGTTCCCGAGAAGACGAGCTCGGAGCGCGCCCTTGAGCTGCTGGCCCAGCCTCAGCGAAGCATCTTCCGCATCAAACAACCTCCGATCAGCAACGAGCCGGTCGTCGTTTTGCTGGAGCCGGTGTTCCAGCAGGGCAGGCATATCGGCCATGTCGCCGTCTCGATCCCGGTTGCGACGATGCGGGACCTCCAGAGGAAAGACGAAAGCGCCGCCTCGAACTTCACGGATGTTGCGCTTTTCAACGCCGATGGCGAGCTTCTCAAATCCAACCTCGGAAACGAAGCGATCCGCCCGCTCTTGCCCGACACGATCGCGCTCGCGTCCTTGCCCGGACAGGACAAGTACAGTTTCCTCGCGCGCAGTGCAGATGGTCTGGAACGCATCTTCGTCGTCTCCGCCATCGTGCCCGACATACTTTACGCGATCAGCATCTGGCCCGAGGACAGCCCCGAACTGAACGCGCTGCGGGCGGGCAGTTTCGCCAAGGCGCTGCCGCTCGTGATGTGGGCGGCCAGCGTCATTGTCGCCTATCTCGCCGTGAACCGGCTGGTGATCCGTCACATTCGGACCCTGCGCTACCAGATGCGCAGCTTTGCGCGCGACAGACGGTTGCCCGCGCAGACCTCCGCCGCCGATATGGCGCTTGAATTGCGGGACATGGAGAACGATTTCCTGCTGATGTCCGACTCGATCCTGCAGGACGAGGCCCAGCTTGAAAACGCGCTGCGCGAGAAGACCATCCTGCTCAAGGAGGTGCATCACCGGGTCAAGAATAACCTGCAGCTGATCTCGTCGATCATGAACATGCAGATCCGGCAATCGGACACCGATGAGACGAAGCGCGTTCTGCGGCGCTTGCAGGAACGCATCCGCGGCCTCGCGGCCATCCACCGCCAGCTGTATCGCACGGCCGATCTGGGCCGGGTCGATGTGCGCGAATTGCTCGAAGAACTGACCCAGCATATCACGCTGATGTCCGAACAGGACGACCGCAAGATCGAGATCATCCGCGATCTCGACCATGTCGAGGTCTATCCCGATCAGGCGATGCCGCTGGCGCTTCTGACCGCAGAGGCTGTGGCCAATGCCGAGAAATACATCCAGCGCGACGCCGAGGGGCAGGCCCGGATCACCGTCAGTCTCAAGCGGACATCGGACAAGGATGTGGCCTTCGAGGTGACGAACACCTCCAATCCCGAGCACCTTCCCGTGGTGGACCGTATGGGCGGTCTTGGGCAGCGCTTGATCCAGGCCTTTTCGACGCAGCTCGGCGGCGAGCTGAGCCAGGGCCTTTCCGGTGACATCTACCGTGTGGCCGTCACCTTCCGGATTTCCGATTTCAAACCCGAAGTGGTGGATTACTGA